The Pueribacillus theae nucleotide sequence GACAAATTCTCCGCCTGCAAAAACAGCTAGTACGCTTGAAGAAGCGATTGACTGGTCCCAATATCCTTCAAAAAAAGTTGTTGCGACAGGATATACAGCCGGCAAGGAATCAACTGGAAAGTCGCCTGGCCATCCTGCTTATGGGATAACCTACTCAGGTGTAAAAGTAAAGAGGGATCTTTATTCCACAATTGCAGCCGATCCGGAAGTTTTCCCCATTGGTACGGTATTGTTTATTCCTAATTACGGATATGGTGTTGTAGCGGATACGGGTTCGGCAATTAAAGGTAATAAAATTGATCTTTATTTTGAAACGACAAAAGATGTCTATCGTGAGTGGGGAAAGCAAGAGGTGACTGTTTATAAAGTGAATCATGGCAGCGGAACATTAACTGAACAGCAATTAGCAGAACTAAATGAGGATGAAGCGATGCAAGTCTTTCGTCAAAAATATATAAAAAGTTAAGAAAATGCAACTAGCATTTTCTTAACAGATCCTAGAAGCCAGAATAGTTAGAATTAAGAACGCCACATTGTGTAGCAACGTCTGCATGACCCACTTCCTGTGGGCCTAAAGACGATTTCTTTTAGAGTCATTTTTCCAAAAGGGTGTCCGTGTCGTTGAATACGGGATATTTATCAGGATGCAAAAGGTATGCTAATTTTTTCAGTCCGTGCAGGAGCCTTGGCGATGGGCGGCAAAATAGGTCTTCTTCAAGAATATGGATAGGTGGCTGCTTCCTCTCATACAGTTTATCCCATCCTTCGCGTTTCGTGACGAATTCGGGTTTCACTTTCGTTTGGTTTACACCAACCCAAGCAAGGCAAATCACATCAGGATGACGCTCCAAAACAGCATCCCACGTCGTTTGTACACTTGCAATATTTTTGTCATGAAATAGATTCGTACCTCCTGCTAGCTCACTAATTTCAGTAAGCCAGTTTGTCCCGCCTGGGGTAAAGACAGGCTTCGGCCACCATTCCCAATATAACGTTTTCTTCTCCCGAATGTTTGATGCAATCGCTTTGTACTCATCGATGATTTGAAAATATTTTTTTACTATGGCGTTTGCTTTCTTCTCTGTCCCTGTTAACTTGCCTAGTTCTAATAAATCATCCGCAATTTCGTTCAATGAATTCGGATTAAAAACGACATGGGGCAAATTTCGCTCTCTTAATTTTTCAATATTTTTTTCCATTCCAGGAACGCTTAAAGAAGCTAAAATCAAATCAGGTTGTAATGATTCAAGCTTGTCAATGTCAATCGATAAATCAGGGCCTAGCCGCGGCAAATGAGTAATTTCCGAAGGCCAGTCTGAGTAGTCATCAACAGCGATAATGTTTGGGGCAAGCCCTAAGTAAGCTGCGAGCTCGGTGTTGCTTGGGCAAATTGATGCGATTTTCATGAATAGCCAGCCATCCTTTCTATAAAAAGGTTGTTTAAAAAGTCCGGAGGATCACAGGATGTGAGCCAGTTCGACGATGTTTTTAGCCGAACATCTTTAACAGCCCAATTTCTTCGTCAGCTTTGTTCTTGCGGTACTCACGTATCCTTAAAGGATATGAGGTTTTTCTGCTAAATACGTGCATGTCATGTCTACAACGCAGAAGTCAGCCCTCCTGCGCAAGTTCTCAGAACTTTGTTCTCGGTTATTTTTTGAAACACTCACTGTAAAGTGATCAATGAATAAATAACTAACGTTGAACATACACCGAATAGCCCTCCGACAAACACTTCACTCGGTTCGTGGCCGAGTAATTCCTTAAGTTCCTCACGTTTTTGCAGCTTGTCTTTTCCAGCCCATGTTTTTGCTTCTTCAATAAAACGGTTAAAATCTCTCATCAAAGTGTTGATTGCGATCGATTGTTTGCCAGTTTGCCTTCTAACGCCAGTTGCATCATACATAACGATAATGGCTAATAATGTAGCCACTGCAAAGATAGGCGAGGAAAGCCCTTCTTCAATTGCGATACCTGTTGCAAGGGCTGTAACGCCGCCAGAATGGGAACTTGGCATACCACCGCTGCTGTTGATGAGGCGCCAATCCCATTTTTTCGTAGCGATAAAGTTAACGGGAACTTTTAAAAATTGAGCCAACACGATGGCGGCAATGGCACACCATAATGGGAAATTTGAAAAGATCGCCATTGTGGTATCAAACTTCCTTCCTTAGAAAAATAGTGTTACCATTATAACATAGTTCAACATGAAAAAACCGCGCTTTCGAAGCGCGGTAAATAAACGTTATCATCATTAAGCTGCTGATTGATTCGAGAGGCTTCCAGAACGATGGATCGCTTTGTAAATACGCGGTGCCATGACAGCCGTTAAAACGGTTAACAAAACATCTTTTGGAAGCGGGGGAACCATCAAAAGCCAAGCCATCCCGTAAGTAAATCCTTCCGGAGCATCCGCCCAAAATTTGTATGCGAAATACATATAGTTTGTCCCAAGAAAATAGTTAATGGCAAGTCCAACCATACATGCAATTAAAAATCGGCTAAAGCCTGGATCTTTTGCGGTTTCAACGATTTTTCCAACAATCCACGATACGAGAATATAAGATAAAATAAAACCAAATGTTGGCTTAATTAAAATAGCCGGTCCCCCCGTAAATTGGGCAAACACTGGCGCTCCCACTAAGCCGATTAACGTATAAAGAGCCATGGAAAGGGAACCGAGCCGGCTTCCGAGCAGCGCTCCAGCCATGATGGAGAAAAACGTTTGCAGCGTAATTGGCAAACCGCCAATAACGAGAAACTGGGCGATGTTCGCACCAACACCCATCAGGGCTGCAAAAAGAGCCATAAACGTTAAATCAATTGGTCGAAATTTTTTACGCTTCATTTAATATGCCCTCCTTTGATCAGTTCTTTTAGATAAGCATAATAAAGGGCGTAAATAATGTCAACTTAATATTTTTAATAGTTAACATTAAATGTATTCTTGAAAACTTTCGAACAAAGGGTGAAGCGTTTAAGCTGCTCCCGGTTCACTTCATAGCCGATTCCCGGCTTTTCGGGGACTTCAATGCAGCCGTCAACCATGGTGACTTCCGGTGTAATCAGATCATGCACCCAATAGCGGCTGGAAGCAGAGGTGTCTCCAGGGATGATGAAATGATCCAACGTTGAGATGGCGATATTATGCGCGCGGCCGATGCCTGAATCCAGCATGCCTCCGCACCAGACGGGAAGCTGATGTTCCTTGCATAAATCATGGATACGCTTTGCTTCTGTAAGCCCACCGACACGGGAAACCTTTATATTGATGATTTGACAGCTCTTTTGTTCAATCGCCTGCTTAGCATCGCGGTAAGAGGTGATGCTTTCATCAAGGCAAATGGGTGTGTTTAGTTCTTTTTGCAGAACTGCATGGCCGAAAATGTCGTCAGCCGCAAGCGGCTGTTCGATCATCAGGAGATCGTATTGATCCAGTTTTTTTAATTGGGCGAGATCTTCCAGTGTGTAGGCGGAATTTGCATCAGCCATAAGCGGAAGCATCGGGAAATGGGAACGGATAGGGGAGAGAATCTTATCCTCCATTCCTGGGCTGATTTTCACTTTTATCCGTTTATAGCCTTCATTTACATACCGCTCAACTGTATGAAGCAGCTCCTTTTCAGATTGTTGGATGCCGACGGCTGCGCCAACTTCAATTTTTCTTTTTTTGCCCCCTAAAACGCTGGCAAGAGGAGAGTTGTTTCGTTTCGCATACACATCCCATACGGCTTCTTCAATGGCGGCTTTGGCCATATTGTTTCGCTTTATCGTACGAAAAAGAGAGGAGACATTCTCTGGGTGTTCGATATGATTTTCAAAGACGATCGGAATGAGAAAGTCCTCAAGCATATGCCACGCTGTTTTTGTCGTTTCTTCTGTATACCAAGGGGAAGAAAAAGCGGAACACTCCCCCCAGCCAATTACTCCGTCTTTATCCTGCAGTTCAACGATAATGAATTCCCGATCGAAAGTGGAGCCTGAACTTGCGGCAAAAGGTGTTTTAAGCGTCATCAAGATATGATGGAGTACGGCTCGGTGGAATTTCAGCATCTTTTATCTTCCTTCAAAAACTGAATGAGTTCGCGCCTCATCAGTTTGTTCGCGCCGTTTCGCGGGAGCTCATGTACAAAGTAAATGTTTTTCGGTACTTTGTAGCCCGCTAATTGTTCGCGGCAGAACGTTTTAAGCTGTTCTTCAGTTACCGATTTGTCATTTTTGACGACAAAGGCGATTGGCACTTGCCCCCATCTTTCGTCTTCCCTTCCTGTTACTCCGGCTTCAACGATAGATGGGTGGGAAAGAAGCGTTGCTTCAATTTCAGCGGGATAGACATTTTCGCCGCCGGAAATAATAAGATCGCTTCTTCGATCAACGACATATAGGAAGCCGTCTTCATCGAGATAGCCTAGATCTCCTGTGTAAAGCCAGCCATTTTTTATCGCTTGTTCGGTCGCTTGTTTTCGCCTTAGATACCCCTTTGTTACGTTTGCTCCTTTTACAACAATTTCCCCTACTTCATGCGGTTCAGCGATTGCGCCATCTTTTTCAATTTTTAATTGGGCGTGGAAAAGAGGCTTTCCGGCAGAACCGATTTTTTTGAGCATGTATTCTGATGAAAGCGTAACGATTTGTGATGCCGTTTCTGTCATGCCGTATGTTTGAAAGACAGGGATGTTTTTCTCTGTGCACGCTTCAAGGAGCGGCTTCGGTGCGGGTCCACCCCCGAGCAGCATACACCTGAATGACTCGGGGTACTTGTTTTCAAGGGCATGAACCATCCGGGCAAGCATGGCGCTGACGACGGATACAATGGTGACGCCGTTTGAGTGGATCGCTTGATTTGCTTTATCGGGATCAAAGGCGTCATGGATAACGACAGGAATACCATAAATAACGCTTCTCATCAAAATCGACAACCCGCTCATATGGAACATCGGAACGGTGCACAGCCATTTGTCGCTCTCTTGCAAGCCTAGATTCAATGCTGAGCCGATAGCGCTCCACCAATGGTTTCCGTATGTAAGGATGACACCTTTCGGCGATCCTGTCGTCCCTGATGTATACATAATGGTATGGTTGCTATCCAAATTTATTTCGGTTTTCGGTTGAAAATCAGATTCCGCCAACTGGCCAAGCTCATGAATCGCCATCGCTTTGACACTTTTGAGCGGTTCGGCAGCTTCGATCGCTTGACTGCTGAATGATTCGTCATAAATCAAAAGCGCTGTATTTGAATCTTCAAGCTGGAAGCGCAGTTCAGCCGGTGCCAGCCGATTGTTAAGCGGTACGGTGACGGCGCCGATATACTCAAGCGCGTGGATGAGTTCGACGGTATGGGGACAATTTTTTAGCAAAAATGAAACATAATCCCCTTCTTTAATCGGAAAGGAAGCAAGCTTGCGTGCGAGTGAAAGGGCACGCTCATGCAATTCAAAAAAGGAAATTTTTTCTGTCTCAAATTCAAGGGCTGTGCGTTCCGGTGAAAGAAACGCACGTTTATACAGCCAATTCGGCATCATTTCTCCCGACATTGTGATTCCTCCAAACTCGGTGAAATAGCAAATCAGCTTGGTGAATTGCCACCAAGCTGAACATATTTTAAAGATATAAAAATAAGGTGTATACATAGTTAGCAGGATTCCTCGGTGCAGAGCCCAAAGGTGTTTTTTCGAAGTAGTCGTTTTTATTAAGGAAAACGCGGGAATTGGCCAAAGTCCGGCTTTCTTTTTTCTTTGAAAGCATCGCGGCCTTCTTTTGCCTCTTCTGTCGTATAGTAGAGAAGGGTAGCGTCTCCGCCAAGTTGTTGGAGCCCGGCAAGTCCGTCTGTATCCGCGTTGAAAGAAGCTTTCAAGAAGCGAAGGGCAGTTGGGCTTTTTTCAAGCATTTCCTTGCACCATTGAATGGTCTCTTCTTCGAGTTTTTCAAGTGGTACGACCGTATTGACGAGCCCCATGTCAAGCGCTTCCTGTGCGGTGTATTGACGGCATAAATACCAAATTTCACGCGCCTTTTTGTGGCCGACGTGGCGAGCCAAATAGCCTGCGCCATAGCCTGCGTCGAAGCTTCCAACCTTCGGGCCTGTCTGGCCGAAAATGGCGTTTTCCGAAGCGATTGTCAAGTCGCAGACAACGTGGAGAACGTGGCCTCCGCCAATCGCATAGCCGTTTACCATCGCGACGACAGGTTTCGGAATGACGCGGATTAAGCGTTGTAAATCAAGCACGTTGAGGCGCGGAATTTCATCGTCTCCAACATAGCCTCCGTGACCCCGCACTGTCTGGTCACCGCCGGAGCAGAACGCTTTCTCGCCCACACCGGTCAAGATAATCACGCCGATTTTGGAATCGTCGCGCGCCCGGGAAAAGGCATCAATCATTTCGTTGACCGTTTTTGGCGTAAAAGCATTATGTACTTCAGGCCGGTTAATCGAAATTTTGGCGATTGCGTCATATGTTTCGTAAATAATTTCTTCGTATTCTTTTTCTTTTTTCCATTCGACTGTCATAGCAAAGACCTCCTTCATTTCACTTCGATCTTATGTAGAAATTCAGCAACCGTTTTGACAAATGGCCGGCTTTTTTCAAGATGCACTGTGTGGCCCGCGTCACGAAAAATGGTGACGTTGGAGCGGGGAAGAAGCTTGTCCATCTCTTTTGCAATTTTAACATATTTTGCGTCAAGTTCGCCTGCCAGAAGCAAGCATGGCATGTTAAGTGCCGGAAGGCAGCTCCATAGAGACGGCTGTCGTCCAGTCCCCATGCCGCGCAAGCTGTTCGCAAGGCCATGGACTCTGTTTTGTAGGCGGTTTGCCCTTACTTTTTCTCTCTCTTCTAATGTTACTCTTTTTTGGGTTTGAAATAAAGGGATGTTTTCCCAATAATCGACGAAAGCTGTTATGCCCTTTTCTTCGATAAAAGCTGCAAGCTTTTCATCAGACGACCTTCTCGCTTTCCGCTCCTTTTCTGTTTTCAAGCCAGGAGAGCTGCTTTCAAGGATGAGAGATGAAATTCTGTCTGGGTACCGGCACGCGATCATTAAGGCGAGCCTGCCGCCCATCGAGTAGCCAAGCAAATGGATGGTTTGTATGTTCATTTTATCCAACAAGGCAATGGTATCGTCCGCCGCTTTTTCCAATGTATAACGTGCCGGATCATGGGGTGCGTCTGATTTGCCGTGCCCGATCATGTCAATGGCAATGACCGTATGTTTTTTCGATAAGAATGGAATGAACGGCTTCCAAGTATGGCTTGAACCTGTGAAGCCGTGCAAAAGAAGGAGGGGCGAGCCGCTTCCTTCCATTTCAACATGCAAGTTCAGATTGTTGACCTGATAGAACATTATTTTTTCTCTCCAAAGAGCTTGGCTTGAACCGTGCGTTCCACCTGATTCCAAATTTGTTTGTGAAGCCGCACATTCTCGCTTCGGTTTGTTACGATTTCAATCACGTTTAATCCATTTGTTTTTAAGCTGTCTTCATAAACATTTCGAAATCCATTCCAATCCGTCGCACGCACAAACGTACCACCGTACATTTCAACAACATGTTTAAAATGAAGGCCAATCGGAGTGCCGAATAATTGTTCAAAGTGCTTGCTTTTATGTTCAGCTTGGGGCAAAAACGAAAAAATACCGCCGCCATCATTATTAACGACAATGATTGTCGCATTCAAGCTGTACAGTTTGGCTGGCAACAACCCGTTTAAATCATGGAAAAATGATAAATCGCCAATGACGAGGACGAGCGGTTCACTGTGAAGGCTCGCGCCCAAAGCGGTTGAGACGACACCGTCAATTCCGTTCGCGCCCCTGTTTGCGAATGTCCGGATTTGTTTTGATTGATTAAAAAGAAATGTATCCAAATCTCTTATAGGCATGCTGTTGCCGACGAAAATGGATGCTTTGTCAGGAAGCATCGAGACAGCTTCAAGCATGGCTTGGCCTTCGTTCATTTTGTCATGCACTGCTGCCTGGTGAATGGCTTCTTTGCTCATGCTGTTTACATCTTGCCATGTTTTTAACCATTTCTTTGCTTCCTTGTTTTGTCCTTTCACAAAAGAACTCATGCGGCTGCAAAAATCAAATGGAGAGACGTAAATAAGGTCTGAAGCTGTTAACGTTGGATCACGCCAGCCTGCGCCATCATCGATCAAGATTTGCCTGCAAGTTGGATTATTTTTAATGTATAACAGTAATGCTTTCGAGACTGGCATAGCACCGAAGCGAATGATGACATCAGGTTCAAATCGGCTGGTAAAAGCCGTTACACGCAAAAATGCATCATACGTATCTATAATCGTATCTTTCTTGTGCGGGCCTGTTCGAAGCTGTGAAAGGGGATCCGCGAGAATTGGAAATTGCAGCTTTTCCGATAATTTGACAAGTTCTGATGCAAATGAAGCACCTTCGTTTACTGGCCCACAAATAATTAACCCTTTTTGATTGGAAGTTATTTCTTTCGCAAGTGATTGCAAATCGTCGTCAGAGCATGTTCGGCTTCCGGAAATAACAGCTGTATAGCTTTTGCCTGCCTCACGTCCGCCTTCCCAAAGCGTTGGAAGCGACAAATCGGGTAGAAGAGGCTCCCTAAACGGGAGATTCAGATGAACAGGCCCGGCAGGTGTCGCAATTGCAGTTGAAACAGCCCGGGATGCGGTTATTCTCGAATAGCGAAGCAAGTCATCCGATTCTTCAGGCAACGCCATATCAACAAACCATTTTGGGTAAGTGCCGAACAAGCGGACTTGATCAATTGTTTGAGGTGCCCCGCTGTCACGCAGCTCGTGGGGGCGATCAGCGGTCAATACAACAAGCGGAATTCTTGATAGTTTTGCTTCAATTACTGCCGGATAATAGTTTGCGGCTGCTGTCCCTGAAGTACACACAATCGCAACCGGTTCATTTTTTGATTTTGCGATGCCTAACGCAAAAAAGGCAGCAGAGCGCTCGTCAACCTGCAGCCAAATCTTTAAGCCAGGATGTTCCGCCATTAATAACGCCAAAGGCGTCGAACGGGAACCCGGGCTTATGACAGCATGGCGGGTTCCCGAGCGGACGAGTTCATCAACAAACGCAGCAGTATATTTCGTAAGCGTGTGGTTTTCAATCATGTTTTTTCTTCTCCTAATACGGATAACATTGGTTGAAACTTAATTCTCGTTTCTTCGTATTCACTTAATTCATCGGAATCTGCGACAATCCCACAGCCGGCAAACAGGGATGCTTCACTGCCTTGAAGCAATGCAGAGCGGATCGCCGCCGCAAATTCACCGTTGCCTTTATAGTCAATCCAGCCAATAGGGGAGGCATACCAACCTCTGTCAAGCTCTTCCACCTGGCGGATTTTTTCAATGCCGGCATTTTTCGGAAAGCCCCCGAGAGCAGGTGTCGGATGCATCGCTTCAATAATGGTAAGCAAGGACTTGTCTGTTGCTTTTGCAGCGATCGGTGTAAATAAATGTTGAATATGGCGTGATTTGAAGAGAACAGGCCCATCTGGCACGCAAACATCCTTGCAAAACTTTTTGGCGACTTCCCCAATCATGTCAACAACGAATTGGTGTTCTTGGCGGTTTTTAGGATCATTCATTAGATCGTTTCCGAGCTGTTCATCTTCTTTTGCTGTGTTGCCCCGTTTCATCGAGCCGGCAAGGCATGTGAACAGAACGTGGCCTTTTTCCCGTTTTGCAAGCCTTTCAGGGGTTGCCCCGATAAAACAGTCTTCCATGCTTTCAAAAGCAAAAATATAGCTTAAAGGCTGTTCTTTATGCAGGCGGGAAAGGGTGTGCTCAGGTGAAAAAGGCTTATCTGCAAAAATTCGAAGTTCTCTTGCCAGTACCACTTTTTTAAGTTCATTCTTTTTTATGCTTTCCGTTGCTTCTCGAACGATACGCGTCCAAGATTGAGGGTTAATTTCTTCCTTAATATACGCATTGTGGAGAAGTGATGCATTTCCTCCATACTTAAAAAGATTTTCCCGTTCTTTTATCGCTATTTCTGTGATAAGATCCGGATCATCTGTCGCTTTTAGAAAAAAGTTCTCAGTTAGCCAAGAGCTTTCTTTATGATTCGTAAGCATAAATTTCGGCAAATTCATTTTTACATCTGGAAAGGACTTCCAAAGCGGCGTCTTTTCTTTTAAAGGATCAAAGCTGAATCCACCCAAAAGAGTTGGGCCCGTTCCCGGAACCGGTTCGTCTTGAACAATAATCGCATCTTGCAGAGACTTACGCCATTTTTTCTCGACCCAAGAAAAACGATCCGTTCCATTTGTCTCAAATGTGAGCTCGGAGCCGACTCCAACAAGGGTTAATTCTTGATTGGGGTCACTCCAAAAAATCCGTGTTCCTTTTTCGTCTTTGCATGCAGAAAAAAAGAGAATGGGATCTTGGTATTTTATTTTTGAAGTTATACTTACAATAATTGGGCGACCACATTGGCCAGCTTTTTTAACGCCTTCAACTAGCTTTTCATACAGTAGCTTAGGCTCTTCTATCATGATCACGATTGATTCCTCCTGAGTAGATCCGGAAGTCAGAGATTAAAACCCGACTTAATCACTTGTATATAGCAAATTTCCTTATAAAAACGGCAATAGAATCTATTCAAAGATACACCTTCCATTTGATTTATGTCAATAAACAAGCCATAAATCGAGCCCATATAAAGAGGAAGAAAGCTGGTTCAGAGAGATTGACAGTTTCCCCCCATTCTCATAAACTTAATTTGTGGATCAGTTTAAGGGAGAGAAAATTATGTCAGCACTTATCGAACAACAGAAGGATATGAAACAACCTTCAAGTTGGCAAGTGTGGTGGCGGCTTTTGCGCCCGCACACATTAACGGCAGCGTTTGTCCCGGTTTTTATCGGAACAATGCTTGCGGTTTTGGATGGGAAGTTTCATTTTATGTTGTTTTTGGCGATGATGTTGGCTTCGCTTTTCATTCAAATCGCGACAAATATGTTTAATGAGTATTACGATTATAAGCGGGGGCTTGATACTGCTGAATCAGTCGGAATCGGGGGAGCAATCGTAAGAGATGGAATCGAACCAAAGCTTATATTGCGCCTTGCGCTCATGCTGTTTTTCATCTCTATTTTGCTTGGAATTTATATTTCCGCTGCAACAAGTTGGTGGATTGCTGTTATTGGGGCCATTTCAATGGCGGCGGGATATTTTTACACAGGTGGCCCTTATCCGATCGCTTATACACCGTTTGGCGAAATTGTTTCCGGTTTTTTCATGGGACTTATTATCATCCTTATTTCATTTTATATTCAAACAGGCGCTGTTACGACGAAGAGCATTCTTATCTCTGTGCCGATATCTATTCTGTGTGGAGCCATTTTAACGGCCAACAATATTCGCGACCGTGAAGGCGATGCAAAAAGTGGGAGAAAAACTCTGGTCATTCTTTTAGGCCATAAAAACTCTGTCCGATTTTTAGCGGCTATGTTTATTTTCTCTTATCTTTGGGTCATTTGGATGATTGTTGCAGGGTACGCGTCATTATGGCTGCTTCTCGTGTTTATTAGTTTGCCGAAAGCCGTTTCGGCAACAAGAAACTTTATCGGAAAGAAACAGCCAATTGAAATGATGCCTGCCATGAAAGCGACAGCACAAATGCACACTCATTTCGGTTTTTTAGTTTCAATTAGTCTATTATTTGAATACCTATTAAAATAATTAAGATTCATGTAAAGCGGTGGCATCAATGTCATCGCTTTTTTATATATTAAAAAGGAATTCTCATACTGATAGCCAATTTTTATTAAGAGGGAAATTTTCTATTATAAATTCTAAGGAGTGAGTGCCTTGTCAATTACGGATTTATCAGCAGTAGAGTTACGGAGGCAAATTAAACAAAAGGAACTTTCGCCTGTTGAAGTTGTCAAAGCTTATCTTGATCGTATTGAGAAGTTCAACTCAAAATGGAATGCTTATGTCACAATCAATGAGCATGCGATAGATGAAGCGAAAAATGCGGAAGAGGCGGTTATGAAAGGGGAAGAGCTCGGTGGCCTTCACGGCATACCGGTAGCGATCAAAGATTTAACCCCAACGAAGGGAATCTTAACGACATATGGCTCGGAAATGTTCAAAGATTTCATACCCGATTATGACGCGACTTTTTTACAAAGGATTAAAGAAGCTGGCGGTATCGTGTTAGGGAAGACAAACACACCTGAATTCGGCCATAAAGGGACGACGGATAACCCGCTGTTCGGGACGACAAAAAACCCGTGGAACGAAAAGTTAACACCAGGTGGTTCAAGCGGAGGTTCTGCTGTCGCGGTTGCGGCAAAGCTCGCGCCATTTGCTGAAGGAAGCGATGGAGGAGGCTCAATTCGAATCCCATCATCATTAACTGGAATTTTTGGTTTGAAGCCGACATTCGGAGTTGTACCGCATGACAGCGATCCAAACAATCTCTTCGGCTCCCAGCACCCCTATTTACATAATGGTCCAATGGCGAGAACAGTTGAAGACGCTGCCCTTCTTTTCTCAGTTATGATGGGATACCAAGTGAATGATCCGGATTCCGTTCCAACATCCGCGGTCGACTTTGCAGACTTGAACGGTGATGTGAAAGGGTTAAAAATCGCCTATACCCTCAACTATGGTTTATATGAAGTATCAGATGACGTGAGAGAAGTCGTTGAAAAAGCGTGTGATAACTTGGCTTCCCTCGGTTGTGAAGTAGAAGAAGTAAATCTTGATCTTGGAATCAGCAAAAAAGATCTCGCACGGGCATTTTCCGGCATGTGGTGTGTCAAATACGCAGCGAATTATGGGCATTTATACGACAAAGCACCTGAAAATTTCTCGGAAAACATCGCAAAAATGATTGCAGTTGGGAGAAAATTAAGCGCAGTTGACTACCGGGCAATTGAATTCAATCGTACAAAAGTGTGGAAGGCCATCCAATCCATCTTAAACAAATACCAATTCATCGTATCGCCTACCCTTGCGACAACAGCCTTTGAACATCATTTGCCAGGGCCTTCACATATCAATGGGAAGAATATTAATCCGGAATCAGATTGGATGATGACACAAATCTACAACTTGACAGGCCATCCAGCCGCATCGTTGCCAATCGGGTTAACATCATCCCGTTTGCCAGTGGGCCTTCAAGTTGTCGGCAGCCGTTTTGCCGATCGGCTTGTTTTGCAGTTGTGCCGTAACTATGAAAAAGCATTTGAAACCTATATTGAACCAACATATGAATAGTGAAAAGCCGTTGCCTTGAATAGAGGTAACGGCTTTTCACTATTTTTTTTCACTTTTTTATAAAAAGCACTTGAAAGTCAAAGAAGGTCAGAGTATAATAAAGTCAAAGGTCAAATATAGTCAAAGTCAAAATCAAAGACCTTAACCTAACCTAACTTGAAATTAAAAACTAAAACAAATCGAAAAATAAGAAGGAGGATATTTACATGACAAAACGTTGTGAAAAATGTAATACAAATGAAGCAACAGTTAGAATGAGAGTTGGTATCAATGGCCAGCTTCAAGAATTTCACTTATGTCAAGAATGTTTCCTCTCTGTTCAAAATGAAATGAAAAATCCAACTGGTTTCAGCTCAATGCATCATCATTTTGACTTTAATAATGCGTTCCAAGGATTCATGCAAGGAAAAGGGCCTCAAGTGACTCAGCAAGTGAAAGAAGAACGAAAAGGATTGCTTGATGAACTTGGCCATAACTTAATGGATTCAGCTAGAG carries:
- the menH gene encoding 2-succinyl-6-hydroxy-2,4-cyclohexadiene-1-carboxylate synthase, producing MFYQVNNLNLHVEMEGSGSPLLLLHGFTGSSHTWKPFIPFLSKKHTVIAIDMIGHGKSDAPHDPARYTLEKAADDTIALLDKMNIQTIHLLGYSMGGRLALMIACRYPDRISSLILESSSPGLKTEKERKARRSSDEKLAAFIEEKGITAFVDYWENIPLFQTQKRVTLEEREKVRANRLQNRVHGLANSLRGMGTGRQPSLWSCLPALNMPCLLLAGELDAKYVKIAKEMDKLLPRSNVTIFRDAGHTVHLEKSRPFVKTVAEFLHKIEVK
- the menD gene encoding 2-succinyl-5-enolpyruvyl-6-hydroxy-3-cyclohexene-1-carboxylic-acid synthase, which codes for MIENHTLTKYTAAFVDELVRSGTRHAVISPGSRSTPLALLMAEHPGLKIWLQVDERSAAFFALGIAKSKNEPVAIVCTSGTAAANYYPAVIEAKLSRIPLVVLTADRPHELRDSGAPQTIDQVRLFGTYPKWFVDMALPEESDDLLRYSRITASRAVSTAIATPAGPVHLNLPFREPLLPDLSLPTLWEGGREAGKSYTAVISGSRTCSDDDLQSLAKEITSNQKGLIICGPVNEGASFASELVKLSEKLQFPILADPLSQLRTGPHKKDTIIDTYDAFLRVTAFTSRFEPDVIIRFGAMPVSKALLLYIKNNPTCRQILIDDGAGWRDPTLTASDLIYVSPFDFCSRMSSFVKGQNKEAKKWLKTWQDVNSMSKEAIHQAAVHDKMNEGQAMLEAVSMLPDKASIFVGNSMPIRDLDTFLFNQSKQIRTFANRGANGIDGVVSTALGASLHSEPLVLVIGDLSFFHDLNGLLPAKLYSLNATIIVVNNDGGGIFSFLPQAEHKSKHFEQLFGTPIGLHFKHVVEMYGGTFVRATDWNGFRNVYEDSLKTNGLNVIEIVTNRSENVRLHKQIWNQVERTVQAKLFGEKK
- a CDS encoding isochorismate synthase; this encodes MIEEPKLLYEKLVEGVKKAGQCGRPIIVSITSKIKYQDPILFFSACKDEKGTRIFWSDPNQELTLVGVGSELTFETNGTDRFSWVEKKWRKSLQDAIIVQDEPVPGTGPTLLGGFSFDPLKEKTPLWKSFPDVKMNLPKFMLTNHKESSWLTENFFLKATDDPDLITEIAIKERENLFKYGGNASLLHNAYIKEEINPQSWTRIVREATESIKKNELKKVVLARELRIFADKPFSPEHTLSRLHKEQPLSYIFAFESMEDCFIGATPERLAKREKGHVLFTCLAGSMKRGNTAKEDEQLGNDLMNDPKNRQEHQFVVDMIGEVAKKFCKDVCVPDGPVLFKSRHIQHLFTPIAAKATDKSLLTIIEAMHPTPALGGFPKNAGIEKIRQVEELDRGWYASPIGWIDYKGNGEFAAAIRSALLQGSEASLFAGCGIVADSDELSEYEETRIKFQPMLSVLGEEKT
- a CDS encoding 1,4-dihydroxy-2-naphthoate polyprenyltransferase — its product is MSALIEQQKDMKQPSSWQVWWRLLRPHTLTAAFVPVFIGTMLAVLDGKFHFMLFLAMMLASLFIQIATNMFNEYYDYKRGLDTAESVGIGGAIVRDGIEPKLILRLALMLFFISILLGIYISAATSWWIAVIGAISMAAGYFYTGGPYPIAYTPFGEIVSGFFMGLIIILISFYIQTGAVTTKSILISVPISILCGAILTANNIRDREGDAKSGRKTLVILLGHKNSVRFLAAMFIFSYLWVIWMIVAGYASLWLLLVFISLPKAVSATRNFIGKKQPIEMMPAMKATAQMHTHFGFLVSISLLFEYLLK
- a CDS encoding amidase; amino-acid sequence: MSITDLSAVELRRQIKQKELSPVEVVKAYLDRIEKFNSKWNAYVTINEHAIDEAKNAEEAVMKGEELGGLHGIPVAIKDLTPTKGILTTYGSEMFKDFIPDYDATFLQRIKEAGGIVLGKTNTPEFGHKGTTDNPLFGTTKNPWNEKLTPGGSSGGSAVAVAAKLAPFAEGSDGGGSIRIPSSLTGIFGLKPTFGVVPHDSDPNNLFGSQHPYLHNGPMARTVEDAALLFSVMMGYQVNDPDSVPTSAVDFADLNGDVKGLKIAYTLNYGLYEVSDDVREVVEKACDNLASLGCEVEEVNLDLGISKKDLARAFSGMWCVKYAANYGHLYDKAPENFSENIAKMIAVGRKLSAVDYRAIEFNRTKVWKAIQSILNKYQFIVSPTLATTAFEHHLPGPSHINGKNINPESDWMMTQIYNLTGHPAASLPIGLTSSRLPVGLQVVGSRFADRLVLQLCRNYEKAFETYIEPTYE